A genomic region of Catalinimonas niigatensis contains the following coding sequences:
- a CDS encoding multicopper oxidase domain-containing protein, whose product MKRFFIITLSLIGWWPVEAQQLIRYDLTVSDTVVNYNGKNTKAIAINGQLPAPTLYFTEGDTAEIHVHNKMHHETSIHWHGLILPNEQDGVPYLTTQPIKGMSTHIFRFPIVQNGTYWYHSHTMLQEQIGMYGAFIIKKRECSIMPEYTVLLSDWSNENPHQIERSLHQATDWYAIRKGASQSYGEAVQSGEQKTKVVNEFKRMMAMDVSDVYYQKLLMNGQAEQQSFFSPGDKVKLRVINGSASTYFWLNFAGGKITVVANDGADVEHVEVDRMIIGVSETYDVIVTLPEKTGSYEFLATSEDRTNKASLWLGAGEKVAAQPLPRLEYFAGMQMMNGMMTVGGKMNDMGMNMSLQQMDMNTVMYPEIMDNNENIVALNYAMLKSPVKTTLPDAPSREIRLELSGNMNRYVWTLDNKTVSESDKILIRKGENVRIILYNNSMMRHPMHLHGHFFRVLNGQGEYAPLKTVLDILPMETDTLEFHASEDYGDWYFHCHILYHMMSGMGRIFSYENTPPNPQLPDATKALKKVYHDDRRFYLGAEIGLESNGSDGEVTLSNTRWSLQTEWRIGLKRESGYEVEGHFGRYLDKNQFLLPYVGWDIRGRSKEHGEENIFGQENTKDKRGVACVGIQYTLPWFVLTDIRVDHTGNVRFQVSRDDIPLTSRARLWANWNTDMEYSVGIRYITTKYLALSTHYDSDMKWGGGITITY is encoded by the coding sequence ATGAAACGCTTCTTTATCATCACTTTGAGCTTGATAGGCTGGTGGCCTGTAGAAGCTCAACAACTGATACGCTATGATCTGACCGTGAGCGATACGGTGGTGAATTATAATGGCAAAAACACCAAAGCGATTGCTATCAATGGTCAGCTACCCGCACCTACCCTTTATTTTACAGAAGGTGATACTGCTGAAATCCATGTTCATAATAAGATGCACCATGAAACTTCTATCCACTGGCATGGATTGATTCTGCCTAATGAACAGGATGGGGTTCCTTATCTTACCACACAGCCTATCAAAGGAATGAGCACTCACATATTCCGTTTTCCCATCGTGCAAAATGGCACTTATTGGTACCATTCCCACACCATGCTACAGGAGCAGATAGGTATGTATGGAGCATTCATCATCAAAAAAAGAGAATGTAGTATTATGCCTGAATATACGGTATTGCTTAGTGACTGGAGTAATGAAAACCCGCATCAGATTGAACGCTCTTTACATCAGGCTACTGATTGGTACGCTATCAGAAAGGGAGCAAGTCAGAGTTATGGTGAGGCAGTGCAGTCTGGTGAGCAGAAAACAAAAGTGGTTAATGAGTTCAAACGAATGATGGCGATGGATGTGAGCGATGTGTATTACCAAAAGTTATTAATGAACGGACAAGCCGAACAGCAGTCATTTTTTAGTCCCGGAGATAAAGTAAAGCTGAGAGTAATCAATGGAAGCGCATCTACCTATTTCTGGTTAAACTTTGCCGGAGGTAAAATCACGGTAGTAGCCAATGATGGTGCAGATGTTGAACACGTAGAGGTGGATAGAATGATTATCGGCGTATCAGAAACCTATGATGTGATCGTAACACTACCAGAAAAGACAGGAAGTTATGAGTTCCTTGCCACTTCGGAGGATCGGACCAATAAAGCCTCCTTATGGTTAGGAGCGGGAGAAAAAGTAGCTGCTCAGCCCTTGCCTCGTCTTGAATATTTTGCAGGCATGCAGATGATGAATGGAATGATGACTGTGGGAGGCAAAATGAATGATATGGGCATGAACATGAGCCTTCAACAGATGGATATGAATACAGTGATGTATCCTGAGATTATGGACAACAATGAGAATATAGTTGCCCTCAACTATGCCATGCTTAAGTCTCCGGTCAAAACTACCTTGCCAGATGCACCTAGCCGGGAAATCAGGCTTGAACTTAGTGGTAACATGAATCGCTATGTCTGGACTCTGGATAATAAAACTGTTTCTGAGTCAGACAAAATTCTGATACGGAAAGGAGAAAACGTGCGTATTATCCTTTACAACAATTCCATGATGCGTCACCCCATGCACCTGCATGGACACTTTTTCCGGGTGCTCAATGGACAGGGAGAATATGCGCCTTTGAAAACAGTGCTGGATATTTTGCCCATGGAAACCGATACGCTTGAATTCCATGCTTCTGAAGACTATGGGGATTGGTATTTTCATTGCCATATTCTGTATCATATGATGTCAGGCATGGGCAGGATATTTAGCTATGAAAATACACCCCCAAATCCGCAACTGCCCGATGCTACAAAGGCACTGAAAAAGGTGTACCATGATGACCGTAGATTTTATCTGGGTGCTGAAATCGGACTGGAAAGTAACGGCAGTGATGGAGAAGTAACACTTTCCAATACTCGCTGGTCATTGCAGACTGAGTGGAGAATAGGCTTGAAACGGGAAAGTGGATATGAAGTGGAAGGACACTTCGGAAGATACCTGGACAAAAATCAATTTCTGCTCCCCTATGTCGGCTGGGATATACGTGGAAGGTCAAAAGAGCATGGAGAAGAAAATATATTTGGACAGGAAAATACCAAGGATAAGAGGGGAGTAGCATGTGTCGGTATCCAATATACTCTGCCCTGGTTTGTACTGACTGATATTCGCGTAGACCATACCGGTAATGTGCGTTTTCAGGTCAGCAGGGATGATATTCCCCTTACATCTCGCGCTCGCTTATGGGCAAACTGGAATACAGACATGGAATACAGTGTGGGTATTCGCTATATCACTACTAAGTATCTTGCCCTTTCTACACACTACGATAGTGATATGAAATGGGGAGGTGGTATAACGATTACGTACTAA
- a CDS encoding NADPH-dependent F420 reductase has product MKANIIGTGRMAKGIIGVLAKAYPGQIGLYSRDFNKAQMVIDQLEIEAKALSKIEQFDAEIIIHTLWYEDVLLWVQQHKEKLKGKVLVDISNPFNEDFTDFITPYNTSSAEEIQKLIPETHVVGAFKNTYWVVFNTPDFGGILSDIYVTANETLARNKVMALLAPLPFRIFDAGLLINSRTIERMTLLEKELAMKKGNHPRVSFHLWGFIE; this is encoded by the coding sequence ATGAAAGCAAATATTATTGGTACAGGTCGTATGGCAAAAGGTATTATTGGGGTCTTGGCAAAAGCTTACCCTGGCCAGATAGGACTTTATAGCCGAGATTTTAATAAAGCCCAAATGGTCATTGACCAACTTGAAATTGAAGCAAAAGCACTTTCCAAAATAGAGCAGTTTGATGCTGAAATTATTATTCACACGCTGTGGTATGAAGATGTTTTGCTATGGGTCCAACAGCACAAAGAGAAACTAAAAGGAAAAGTATTGGTTGATATTTCGAATCCTTTCAATGAAGATTTTACCGATTTTATCACACCTTACAATACTTCATCGGCTGAGGAGATACAAAAGCTAATTCCTGAAACCCATGTAGTAGGAGCTTTTAAGAATACATACTGGGTCGTTTTCAATACTCCTGATTTTGGTGGTATTTTGAGTGATATTTATGTCACAGCAAATGAAACTTTAGCAAGAAACAAGGTAATGGCACTATTAGCGCCTCTTCCATTCAGAATTTTTGATGCCGGTTTATTAATAAATTCCAGAACTATAGAAAGAATGACTTTATTGGAAAAAGAACTTGCCATGAAGAAAGGCAACCATCCCAGAGTATCATTTCATCTTTGGGGATTTATAGAATA